GCTTGCCATTTGTCTTCCCGTTTGAAAGGCACGGTAAACATGTGGAAGTCCCAGTGGTCGGTAAAGCTCTCGTTGACGACCGGCTCGGAGACGAACAGGGCGTTCGGTATCACGATCATTCGCCCGGTGCGCTGATGGCCGGTTTTGCCGGGGCCGACTTCCAGAATGGTGGTTGCCAGCAGGGTCTGGTCGATGACATCCCCCCGAAAATCCTTTACCTGAATGCGATCCCCCAGATTAAAGGACCCCGCGCCGCTTTTCAGAATGGCGCCTGATACACAAAGGATCAGCTCTTTGGTGGCAACCACGAAGGCCACCGCAATGGCGACGATAGACAGCGCCAGTGACCGGATCTGGTCACCCCAGATCAGTGCCAGCCCCAGTACCGCCAACAACAGAAAACCATTGCGGAAGTTCACCAGCAAGCGCCCGCGCA
This DNA window, taken from Marinobacter halotolerans, encodes the following:
- a CDS encoding mechanosensitive ion channel domain-containing protein, which codes for MLESLAFVPENLSLPDNMLRLLISTGLLILAIVILRTLTARFIRRNVASAELRGRLLVNFRNGFLLLAVLGLALIWGDQIRSLALSIVAIAVAFVVATKELILCVSGAILKSGAGSFNLGDRIQVKDFRGDVIDQTLLATTILEVGPGKTGHQRTGRMIVIPNALFVSEPVVNESFTDHWDFHMFTVPFKREDKWQAAQAALLAAANRQCEPYLESVRKHMNKFGVSRGLEVPSVDPRVTIHTPAAGEIHLTVRLPAKSGQRSYIEQTILSEVFADTDYSAKKEG